CTTTAATGAAGAGCAACAAAAAACAATAAGAGAAAAGGCTAAAATTGAATATTTACATAAAAAAATATTGAGTAGCATAAACTATGCTAACAATATTCAGGAAGCACTATTGCCTGATTCTGAAAAACTGAAGACGTTTTTTCCTGACCATTTCATTTTATTTAAACCCAAAGAAATTGTTAGCGGCGATTTTTATTGGGTAAAAAAATTAGAAGGGAAAACAGTTTTTGCTGTTGCTGATTGTACAGGACACGGTGTTCCAGGAGCTTTTTTAAGTATGCTTGGAATATCCTTTTTGAATGAAATTACTGCAAATAATAATTTATTACAAACAGATCAAATACTTAATAGCCTTCGACAAAAAGTTAAGGATATATTAAGACAAAACAGTGACGCAGAAGTAATAGACGGAATGGATATAGCTATATGTATTATTGATTTTCAAGAAAGGAAACTTCAATATGCAGGTGCTAATAATCCTATGTATATCATTAGAAATAATAATATGGAAAAACCGGAACTTATTGAGCTTAATCCCGATTTTATGCCAATAGGTGTTTATTTAAAAGAAGAACCATTTAATAGTATTACTATTCAGCTCAAAAAAAATGATATGCTTTATTTATTTTCAGATGGTTATAAAGATCAGGAAGGTGGAAAATATCGAAGAAAATTTTTAGCAAACCGGTTTAAGGAACTTCTTATTGAAATTCACGACAAAGAGTTAAATACGCAAAAAGAATTACTCATTGAAACTTTTGAAAATTGGAAAAAGGAAGCAAATAATCAACAATTAAATTCTTTTAACGAGTTAGAAACTATTTTGTCAAACATAAATAAGGAATTGATTACGAGTAAGATAAAGGAGGCGGATTTAATAATTAGAAAAATAAAAAATCACATTAATATCGATAGAAGCTTTTCTCTTTCTAATATAACGGAAGTTCTAAGTGAGTTAAAACTTAATCAAAAAACGAAACAAAAAATAATTAACTATACAAATATCCAAACCGATGATGTTATTGTAGTAGGAATAAAAATATAAATTATGAAAAAAACAAGTGCAATAATATGTGCATTCAACGAGGAAAAAACAATTGCTGACGTTATTAAAATAACTCACGAATGTTCATTAATTAATGAAGTTATTGTTGTAAATGATGGCTCAACAGATAACACAAGTAGTATTATAAAAAATCTAAGTCAGGTAATTGAATTAAATATTATTGAATATGCTGAAAATAAAGGAAAAGGATTTGCAATGGCTACCGGAGTGAAAAGTTCAAATAATGATATTATCCTTTTTGTAGATGCTGATTTAACAGGTCTTAATAATAATCATTTTGAACAATTGTTAGATCCAATTCTAAAAAATAAATCGGATATGGTTCTCGGACAGGCTACGGAAACACTCATAAATTATAGCATAAACCCTTTTAAATCTTTTACAGGGGAAAGAGCATTGAAAAAGGAGAATATTTTACCAATCCTTGAAGATATGGAAGATTCAAGATTTGGTGTCGAAACTCTTATAAATTTATTTTTTCAATCTCAGGGAAAGAAAGTTAAATATGTTATGTTAAAAAACCTGATACATCCCACAAAATATATCAAAACATCAAAAATTAAAGCAACAAAAGAGTATATTAGTGAAGGTCAAGAAATTACTTTAACAGCAGTTAAAAATTATGACTTAATATTAACAAGTATATCAAATGTTATAACAAAAAAATATAAAACAATGAAACAAATTATAAATGGTACAACTATTGTTCTTTTATTAATATTAGCAAATTCAAGCTTATTATTTTCTCAGGAAAACAGTTTGAAACTCAGTGGTGAATTGCTTACCGACCAACGAATTTTATTAAATGATAATAATGACTGGGCTTGGAATGAGAACAGATTGGATTTAAAACTGGAAAGTAAAATTTCAGGAACATCTAAATTTTATAGCGATATATGGTTAAGAAATATTGGTGTTCCACAATTAATATCATCGTCTGATTTATATAATAAAGACATAATAAATCCGTACAATCTTGAAATTAGAGAAGCTTATATAGAACTTTATGGATTTCTTTTTAAAGACTTAGATATTAAGATTGGTCGTCAACGTATTGCATGGGGAACTGCCGATAAACTTAATCCTACAGATAATCTTAATCCTTACGATTTAGAAGACATTTTGGATTTTGGACGTCATCGAGGTTCAGATGCAATAAATCTAAATTATTATCTCAGTAACGATTATTCTTTACAATCTGTTTATATTCCAATTTTTCAACCTGCTAACATGCCTGTAGGAATATTTGCTAATGCACTTAATCCTGAAATGGAACTTCCGCAAGGTATGGTCTTAAAAGGATTTACTGATAATCTGCAAATGCCTGAATATAATCTCGGTGAAAGCTCAACAGTTGGATTAAAATTTAAAGGATTTGCTGCCGGCTTCGATTTTTCTTTAAGCTACATATGGGGACGAGACGGTATGCCAATCGCAACATACAATACTTTTACTCCTTTTGATACACTTGGTGGCATTACTATAAACACTCAACTTGATTTCACAAGGACTCACATTTTTGGAGCAGATTT
The Bacteroidales bacterium genome window above contains:
- a CDS encoding serine/threonine-protein phosphatase codes for the protein MKNNNIYHKINSFLIGNLSEFSLKHRLFTMSCFWVFLLGSFFTIFSLSENHILQIILSFVGSVSFLLMYYFSRIKHLYNTWLFMIAMAFFLSISWFFNDGSNGPTVYLFILSVLSLFSIFERKYYSIIIITIILNIIILWFIEIQFPELIKTNLNDRIVHTFLYISITTVFAGIIIDQLAFNFNEEQQKTIREKAKIEYLHKKILSSINYANNIQEALLPDSEKLKTFFPDHFILFKPKEIVSGDFYWVKKLEGKTVFAVADCTGHGVPGAFLSMLGISFLNEITANNNLLQTDQILNSLRQKVKDILRQNSDAEVIDGMDIAICIIDFQERKLQYAGANNPMYIIRNNNMEKPELIELNPDFMPIGVYLKEEPFNSITIQLKKNDMLYLFSDGYKDQEGGKYRRKFLANRFKELLIEIHDKELNTQKELLIETFENWKKEANNQQLNSFNELETILSNINKELITSKIKEADLIIRKIKNHINIDRSFSLSNITEVLSELKLNQKTKQKIINYTNIQTDDVIVVGIKI
- a CDS encoding glycosyltransferase family 2 protein; amino-acid sequence: MKKTSAIICAFNEEKTIADVIKITHECSLINEVIVVNDGSTDNTSSIIKNLSQVIELNIIEYAENKGKGFAMATGVKSSNNDIILFVDADLTGLNNNHFEQLLDPILKNKSDMVLGQATETLINYSINPFKSFTGERALKKENILPILEDMEDSRFGVETLINLFFQSQGKKVKYVMLKNLIHPTKYIKTSKIKATKEYISEGQEITLTAVKNYDLILTSISNVITKKYKTMKQIINGTTIVLLLILANSSLLFSQENSLKLSGELLTDQRILLNDNNDWAWNENRLDLKLESKISGTSKFYSDIWLRNIGVPQLISSSDLYNKDIINPYNLEIREAYIELYGFLFKDLDIKIGRQRIAWGTADKLNPTDNLNPYDLEDILDFGRHRGSDAINLNYYLSNDYSLQSVYIPIFQPANMPVGIFANALNPEMELPQGMVLKGFTDNLQMPEYNLGESSTVGLKFKGFAAGFDFSLSYIWGRDGMPIATYNTFTPFDTLGGITINTQLDFTRTHIFGADLAGSIGSVGVWAEAATFLPDNDVVMTNNLSAMYPPATPVEMTIIDTTVLEKKAYLKYVVGVDYTFGNGAYLNFQYMHGFINERGKDALNDYFFMRLEKKFFEDKLNIAPIGGGFIVSDWKDVENNYALIYIPEISYQATDNANISLSAAIFDGKGANFFANMSDYNMFLFKMKYCF